In one Thermoanaerobaculia bacterium genomic region, the following are encoded:
- a CDS encoding DUF3108 domain-containing protein, whose amino-acid sequence PIVFEGKPAYKIELSAISNDFISNFFVVRDSITSWIDRTTLQSLRYEKHSVEGKRVDDERIDFDLAEKIATRESGRKIPFETPIFDSLSSVYYLRTRDLASAEPIEIEVVSGKRAYRLEVDVLGLENVKTPAGTFLARKVHPKMKEEGLLKKGGDLWIWFTEDARKIPVMIKSKLNFGVLTAKLESGAAP is encoded by the coding sequence AGCCGATCGTCTTCGAAGGAAAACCGGCGTACAAGATCGAACTCTCGGCGATATCGAACGACTTCATCTCGAACTTCTTCGTGGTTCGCGACTCGATCACGTCCTGGATCGACCGCACGACGCTCCAGTCCCTGCGTTACGAGAAACACTCCGTCGAGGGCAAGCGGGTCGACGACGAGCGGATCGATTTCGATCTCGCGGAAAAGATCGCGACGCGCGAGAGCGGCCGGAAGATCCCGTTCGAGACGCCGATCTTCGACTCTCTCTCGTCGGTCTATTACCTCCGGACGCGGGATCTCGCTTCCGCCGAGCCGATCGAAATCGAGGTCGTTTCCGGCAAGCGCGCCTACCGGCTCGAGGTGGACGTGCTCGGTCTCGAGAACGTGAAGACGCCCGCGGGAACGTTCCTCGCGCGCAAGGTGCACCCGAAGATGAAGGAGGAGGGACTCCTGAAGAAGGGGGGCGATCTCTGGATCTGGTTCACCGAGGACGCGCGGAAGATCCCGGTGATGATCAAGTCGAAGCTGAATTTCGGGGTGCTGACCGCCAAACTCGAAAGCGGAGCAGCACCTTAG
- a CDS encoding ATPase, T2SS/T4P/T4SS family: protein MPLKLGDLLLKANVISQEQLDAALKDQRDEGGKLGEAIVRLGFATEDDITETLSQQFGVPSINLSDFEIEPSVIKLVPGDVARKYMILPVNKTGATLTIAMGDPTNVFAMDDIKFMTGYNVEPVVASEIALRNAIDRNYGTPRSLVLKDRGKAAPAAGGGAIPNPLGTFSSALGGGTGLDDVMASGLTADDMAAVSLGEINLDEIAGVDEGAELDVVRSLEGEEIDLDSLSKSTEAAPIVKVSNLILIEALKSGASDIHVEPYEKEFRVRFRVDGVLHNIMALPLRARDALISRLKIMAKLDISEKRLPQDGRIKIRLRVEDRSRDLDLRVSTVPTLFGEKVVMRLLDKAKLQLDMTYLGFEPESLRRFKDAIERPYGIVLVTGPTGSGKTNTLYSAISALNDPEVNIMTAEDPIEFNLVGINQVQMKEQIGLTFAASLRSFLRQDPDIILVGEIRDFETAEIAVKAALTGHLVLSTLHTNDAPSTVNRLMNMGIEPFLVATSVNAICAQRLVRRICSTCAEEVETPPQTLMSIGFSADEVKSLKTMRGRGCDRCKRTGYKGRIGLYEVLLFSDEIRDMILSGASSVELKRKAIEEGMLNLRMSGLQKIRDGVTTIEEVLRETVL, encoded by the coding sequence ATGCCATTGAAACTCGGAGACCTGCTGCTGAAGGCGAACGTCATCTCGCAGGAGCAGCTCGACGCGGCGCTGAAAGACCAGCGGGACGAAGGGGGAAAGCTCGGCGAGGCGATCGTCCGCCTCGGCTTCGCGACCGAGGACGACATCACCGAGACGCTCTCGCAGCAGTTCGGCGTGCCCTCCATCAACCTGTCCGATTTCGAGATCGAGCCCTCCGTCATCAAGCTCGTTCCCGGGGACGTCGCCCGCAAGTACATGATCCTTCCGGTCAACAAGACCGGCGCGACCCTGACGATCGCGATGGGCGACCCGACGAACGTCTTCGCGATGGACGACATCAAGTTCATGACCGGTTACAACGTCGAGCCCGTCGTCGCTTCGGAGATCGCGCTCCGGAACGCGATCGACCGGAACTACGGGACGCCCCGCTCGCTGGTCCTCAAGGACCGCGGGAAGGCGGCGCCGGCGGCGGGGGGGGGCGCGATCCCGAATCCTCTCGGCACGTTCAGCTCGGCGCTCGGCGGCGGAACCGGACTCGACGACGTCATGGCTTCCGGCCTCACGGCCGACGACATGGCGGCGGTCTCGCTCGGGGAAATCAACCTCGACGAGATCGCGGGCGTCGACGAAGGGGCCGAGCTCGACGTCGTCCGAAGCCTCGAGGGAGAGGAGATCGACCTCGACAGCCTGTCGAAATCGACGGAAGCCGCGCCGATCGTCAAGGTCTCGAACCTGATCCTCATCGAGGCCTTGAAGTCGGGCGCTTCCGACATCCACGTCGAGCCGTACGAGAAGGAATTCCGCGTCCGCTTCCGCGTGGACGGCGTGCTGCACAACATCATGGCTCTGCCGCTCCGGGCCCGCGACGCCCTCATCTCGCGCCTGAAGATCATGGCGAAGCTCGACATCTCGGAGAAGCGCCTGCCGCAGGACGGCCGCATCAAGATCCGTCTCCGCGTCGAGGACCGTTCCCGCGACCTCGACCTGCGCGTTTCGACCGTGCCGACGCTCTTCGGCGAGAAGGTCGTGATGCGCCTTCTCGACAAGGCGAAGCTCCAGCTCGACATGACGTACCTCGGCTTCGAGCCGGAGTCCCTCCGCCGGTTCAAGGACGCGATCGAGCGCCCCTACGGGATCGTCCTCGTGACCGGGCCCACCGGCTCGGGAAAGACGAACACGCTCTACTCCGCGATCTCCGCGTTGAACGATCCCGAGGTCAACATCATGACGGCCGAGGACCCGATCGAGTTCAATCTCGTCGGCATCAACCAGGTGCAGATGAAGGAGCAGATCGGCCTGACCTTCGCCGCCTCGCTCCGATCCTTCCTGCGGCAGGATCCGGACATCATCCTCGTCGGCGAGATCCGCGATTTCGAGACGGCGGAGATCGCGGTCAAGGCCGCGTTGACGGGCCACCTCGTCCTTTCGACGCTGCACACCAACGACGCTCCCTCGACGGTGAATCGCCTCATGAACATGGGGATCGAGCCCTTCCTCGTCGCGACGTCGGTGAACGCGATCTGCGCGCAGAGGCTCGTGCGGCGGATCTGCTCGACCTGCGCCGAGGAAGTGGAGACGCCGCCGCAGACGCTGATGTCGATCGGCTTCTCGGCCGACGAGGTCAAGTCGCTGAAGACGATGCGCGGCCGCGGATGCGATCGCTGCAAGCGGACGGGATACAAGGGGCGGATCGGCCTCTACGAAGTTCTCCTGTTCTCGGACGAGATCCGCGACATGATCCTCTCGGGCGCGTCATCGGTGGAGCTCAAGCGCAAGGCGATCGAGGAGGGGATGCTGAACCTCCGGATGTCGGGGCTGCAGAAGATCCGGGACGGGGTCACCACGATCGAAGAGGTACTTCGGGAAACGGTCCTGTAG